The following coding sequences lie in one Myxococcus xanthus genomic window:
- a CDS encoding 2,4'-dihydroxyacetophenone dioxygenase family protein — protein MNDTSLSSASSRPVDPERMPWIPMGPAGLSFKPLRFFRDGSGWMYLFRLEPGTVIPRHRHTGEVHGFNLSGTRELLDTGEVIGPGGYVYEPPGNVDSWRVTGDAPVVLLITVRGAIEYLTEDGQVSKRVTSEDRLQTYRRWCEANSAPFMATLE, from the coding sequence ATGAACGACACGTCCTTGTCCTCTGCGTCCTCGCGCCCGGTCGACCCTGAGCGCATGCCCTGGATTCCCATGGGCCCCGCGGGCCTCTCCTTCAAGCCGCTTCGTTTCTTCCGGGATGGCTCCGGCTGGATGTACCTCTTCCGCTTGGAGCCCGGCACCGTCATTCCCCGGCACCGCCACACCGGCGAGGTGCACGGCTTCAACCTCTCCGGGACTCGCGAGCTGCTCGACACGGGGGAGGTGATTGGCCCCGGTGGCTACGTCTACGAGCCGCCCGGCAATGTCGACAGCTGGCGGGTGACGGGCGACGCGCCGGTCGTCCTGCTGATCACCGTGCGCGGGGCCATCGAGTACCTGACGGAGGATGGCCAGGTCTCCAAGCGCGTCACGTCCGAGGACCGGCTCCAGACCTACCGCCGCTGGTGCGAGGCGAACAGCGCGCCGTTCATGGCCACACTCGAGTGA
- a CDS encoding DUF2834 domain-containing protein, whose protein sequence is MKTRHLKSVLLALTVAGVAIPYAAFVPFVVEHGLDVPLFVAQAAANRISAFAWLDVVVSAVVLLVAAYSGRFIQRNQALFVTGLTLGAGVSAGLPLFLYFALDAGAFKRD, encoded by the coding sequence GTGAAGACCCGGCACCTCAAGTCCGTGCTCCTGGCCCTGACCGTGGCGGGAGTGGCCATCCCCTACGCGGCCTTCGTGCCCTTCGTCGTGGAGCACGGGCTGGATGTTCCACTGTTCGTCGCGCAGGCCGCGGCCAATCGCATCAGCGCGTTTGCATGGCTGGACGTCGTGGTGTCCGCGGTCGTGTTGCTGGTGGCCGCGTACTCCGGCAGGTTCATCCAGCGGAATCAGGCCCTCTTCGTCACCGGCCTCACCCTGGGGGCCGGCGTTTCGGCGGGCCTGCCGCTGTTCCTGTACTTCGCGCTCGATGCCGGCGCGTTCAAGAGGGATTGA
- the ettA gene encoding energy-dependent translational throttle protein EttA produces MAQNFIFTMQDLRKVKNGKEILKGIYLSFFPGAKIGVIGPNGSGKSTLLRIMAGVDTEFFGVAKPDPSAKVGYLAQEPQLDASLDVKGNVELGLKEIRATLDRFNEVSAKFAEPMSDAEMEKLLAEQGRLQDAIDAVNGWELDRTIEMAMDALRLPPGDADVTKLSGGEKRRVALCRILLEKPDLLLLDEPTNHLDAESVAWLEQALKEYKGTIVCITHDRYFLDNAAEWILELDRGEGVPWKGNYSSWLEQKQKRLELEEKSESHRQKTLKRELEWVRASPKARQAKSKARIAAYEELLNQTQDKRDATGEVIIPPGPPLGGLVIEAKGLRKAYGDRLLIDDLSFKLPPGGIVGVIGPNGAGKTTLFRMMTGVESPDAGELRIGETVKLAYVDQSRDALDGDNTVFQEVSGGLDHLDLGKAGQVPSRAYLAGFAFKGQDQQKRVKDLSGGERNRTHLAKMLKSGGNLLLLDEPTNDLDVETLRSLEDALLSFAGCAVVISHDRWFLDRIATHILAFEGDSKAFFFEGNFEDYEADKKKRLGPEALEPHRIRYRPITKS; encoded by the coding sequence ATGGCCCAGAATTTCATCTTCACGATGCAGGACCTGCGCAAGGTCAAGAACGGCAAGGAGATCCTCAAGGGCATCTACCTCTCGTTCTTCCCCGGCGCGAAGATTGGCGTCATTGGCCCCAACGGCTCCGGTAAGTCGACGCTGCTGCGCATCATGGCGGGCGTGGACACGGAGTTCTTCGGGGTCGCCAAGCCAGACCCCAGCGCCAAGGTCGGCTACCTGGCGCAGGAGCCGCAGCTCGACGCCTCGCTCGACGTGAAGGGCAACGTCGAGCTGGGTCTGAAGGAGATTCGCGCCACGCTGGACCGCTTCAACGAGGTCAGCGCGAAGTTCGCCGAGCCCATGAGCGACGCGGAGATGGAGAAGCTGCTGGCCGAGCAGGGCCGGCTGCAGGACGCCATCGACGCGGTGAATGGCTGGGAGTTGGACCGCACGATTGAAATGGCCATGGACGCGCTGCGCCTGCCGCCGGGCGACGCGGACGTGACGAAGCTGTCCGGTGGTGAGAAGCGCCGCGTGGCGCTGTGCCGCATCCTGCTGGAGAAGCCGGACCTGCTCCTGCTGGACGAGCCCACCAACCACCTGGACGCGGAGAGCGTCGCGTGGCTGGAGCAGGCGCTCAAGGAGTACAAGGGCACCATCGTCTGCATCACCCACGACCGGTATTTCCTGGACAACGCGGCCGAGTGGATTCTGGAGCTGGACCGCGGCGAGGGTGTGCCCTGGAAGGGCAACTACTCCAGCTGGCTGGAGCAGAAGCAGAAGCGCCTGGAGCTGGAGGAGAAGTCGGAGAGCCACCGCCAGAAGACGCTCAAGCGCGAGCTGGAGTGGGTGCGTGCCTCCCCGAAGGCCCGTCAGGCCAAGAGCAAGGCGCGCATCGCGGCCTACGAGGAACTGCTCAACCAGACGCAGGACAAGCGCGACGCGACGGGCGAGGTCATCATTCCGCCCGGGCCGCCGCTGGGCGGGCTCGTCATCGAAGCCAAGGGGCTGCGCAAGGCCTACGGCGACCGGCTGCTCATCGACGACCTGAGCTTCAAGCTGCCGCCGGGTGGCATCGTGGGCGTCATCGGTCCCAACGGCGCGGGCAAGACGACGCTGTTCCGGATGATGACGGGCGTGGAGTCGCCGGACGCGGGCGAGCTGCGCATCGGCGAGACGGTGAAGCTGGCCTACGTGGACCAGAGCCGCGACGCGCTGGACGGCGACAACACGGTGTTCCAGGAGGTGAGCGGAGGGCTGGACCACCTGGACCTGGGCAAGGCCGGGCAGGTGCCCAGCCGCGCGTACCTGGCGGGCTTCGCCTTCAAGGGGCAGGACCAGCAGAAGCGGGTGAAGGACCTGTCCGGCGGTGAGCGCAACCGCACGCACCTGGCGAAGATGCTCAAGAGCGGCGGCAACCTGCTGCTGCTCGACGAGCCCACCAACGACCTGGACGTGGAGACGCTGCGGAGCCTGGAGGACGCGCTGCTGAGCTTCGCGGGTTGCGCGGTGGTCATCAGCCACGACCGCTGGTTCCTCGACCGCATCGCCACGCACATCCTCGCGTTCGAGGGCGACAGCAAGGCGTTCTTCTTCGAGGGCAACTTCGAGGACTACGAGGCGGACAAGAAGAAGCGCCTAGGCCCCGAGGCCCTGGAGCCGCACCGCATCCGCTACCGGCCGATTACGAAGAGCTGA
- a CDS encoding peptidoglycan-binding protein — translation MVAIARSSAAASSSTSRSASPTLRSGARGAAVTQLQNKLRAAGFNPGAADGVFGPKTQAAVQSFQRARGLQVDGIVGPKTWSALNSAGGTGGSGPTLRNGARGEPVRALQQRLNVLGFKSGTADGAFGPKTLSAVKAFQQSRGLVADGIVGPKTWDKLGINVQGPVTNPGGGGGGRVVTGYVNGQPRQISLSSVPNGKEMRSDAAAAYNRMYAAARAQGITLKVNSGFRSMGEQEALYRAYKNGTGNLAAPPGYSNHQGGIAVDVNTGGTGTSTYRWMANNAKNFGFVRTVPSEPWHWEYRP, via the coding sequence ATGGTAGCCATTGCCCGCTCCTCCGCGGCTGCGTCCAGCAGCACGTCCCGTTCTGCCTCGCCCACGCTGCGCAGTGGCGCGCGCGGCGCGGCCGTGACGCAACTCCAGAACAAGCTCAGGGCCGCGGGCTTCAACCCAGGCGCCGCGGATGGCGTGTTCGGTCCGAAGACACAGGCGGCGGTGCAGTCCTTCCAGCGTGCGCGTGGGCTCCAGGTGGACGGCATCGTCGGGCCCAAGACGTGGAGCGCGCTCAACTCCGCGGGCGGTACGGGCGGCTCGGGCCCCACGCTGCGCAATGGCGCGCGGGGCGAGCCGGTGCGTGCGCTCCAGCAGCGGCTCAACGTGCTGGGCTTCAAGTCGGGCACGGCGGACGGCGCGTTCGGTCCGAAGACGCTGTCCGCGGTGAAGGCCTTCCAGCAGTCCCGCGGTCTGGTGGCGGACGGCATCGTCGGTCCCAAGACGTGGGACAAGCTGGGCATCAACGTGCAGGGCCCCGTCACCAACCCGGGCGGAGGCGGTGGCGGACGCGTCGTCACGGGCTATGTGAACGGGCAGCCTCGGCAGATTTCGCTCTCGTCGGTCCCGAACGGCAAGGAGATGCGCTCGGACGCGGCGGCGGCGTACAACCGCATGTACGCGGCGGCGCGCGCGCAGGGCATCACCCTGAAGGTGAACAGCGGCTTCCGCAGCATGGGGGAGCAGGAAGCTCTGTACCGCGCGTACAAGAACGGCACCGGCAACCTGGCCGCGCCTCCGGGCTACTCCAACCACCAGGGCGGCATCGCGGTGGACGTCAACACGGGCGGCACTGGCACCTCGACGTACCGGTGGATGGCCAACAACGCGAAGAACTTCGGCTTCGTGCGCACCGTCCCGTCCGAGCCCTGGCACTGGGAGTACCGGCCCTGA
- the htpX gene encoding protease HtpX: MKGSFAKRITLFVLTNLAVVAMLAIVGQLIGVENLLARRGVGLNLPGLLIMAAVMGFGGAIFSLLISKPMAKWSTGAKVITSPRSEDERWLLETVHRLARDAGIGMPDVAIYDSPDMNAFATGAKRNSALVAVSTGLLHGMKRDEVEAVLGHEVAHVANGDMVTLTLLQGVLNTFVIFLSRVVGFFVDRFLSRSEDGEESGGSGPAYFITSIVLQIVFGIGASMIVAWYSRRREFRADDGGAQLVDPGAMARALNRLRMQQGEPAMLPSNMQAFGIRGGGMMALFSSHPPLELRIQRLMDGSWKS, translated from the coding sequence ATGAAGGGAAGCTTCGCCAAGCGCATCACACTGTTCGTCCTGACCAACCTCGCGGTGGTCGCGATGCTGGCGATCGTCGGGCAGCTCATCGGGGTGGAGAACCTGCTCGCCCGCCGCGGCGTGGGGCTGAACCTGCCGGGCCTGCTCATCATGGCGGCGGTGATGGGCTTCGGCGGCGCCATCTTCTCGCTGCTCATCTCCAAGCCCATGGCCAAGTGGAGCACGGGGGCGAAGGTCATCACGTCGCCGCGCTCGGAGGACGAGCGCTGGCTGCTGGAGACGGTGCACCGGCTGGCCCGCGACGCGGGCATCGGCATGCCCGATGTGGCCATCTACGACAGCCCGGACATGAACGCCTTCGCCACGGGCGCCAAGCGCAACAGCGCCCTGGTCGCGGTGTCCACCGGCCTGCTCCATGGCATGAAGCGGGACGAGGTGGAGGCCGTGCTCGGCCACGAGGTGGCCCACGTGGCCAACGGTGACATGGTGACGCTCACGCTGCTGCAGGGCGTGCTCAACACCTTCGTCATCTTCCTCAGCCGCGTGGTGGGCTTCTTCGTGGACCGCTTCCTCAGCCGCTCCGAGGATGGCGAGGAGAGCGGCGGCTCGGGGCCGGCCTACTTCATCACCAGCATCGTGCTCCAAATCGTGTTTGGCATTGGCGCCAGCATGATCGTGGCCTGGTACAGCCGCCGGCGTGAGTTCCGCGCGGATGACGGCGGCGCGCAGCTGGTGGACCCGGGCGCCATGGCGCGGGCGCTGAACCGGCTGCGCATGCAGCAGGGGGAGCCGGCCATGCTGCCGTCCAACATGCAGGCGTTCGGCATCCGGGGCGGCGGGATGATGGCGCTCTTCTCCAGCCACCCGCCGCTGGAGCTGCGCATCCAGCGCCTGATGGACGGCAGCTGGAAGAGCTGA
- a CDS encoding porin — MRAFALCWQFRAVMTPTASFRAALQVLLSGSALLLAPLAHAQQDEAAPSSSTETPPASEPTPTPTPVPEAAMPEPETKPEAEKKEQAWYDRIRIRGYTQFRYNRLPSFRVNDELVNDQGDRFLGKNTGFGIRRARLVLFGDVSDRVSIYLQPDFASVIGDQYNVTIMRDWYADIFLDAKKEFRLRVGQSKVPFGFENLQSSQNRVPLDRNDGINSGLKDERDLGVFFYWAPDEIRKRFKFLVDNNLKGSGDYGVVGFGVFNGQTANRAERNDTPHGVVRVTWPFLFGSQYVEAGVGGYYGRFDLTASPRDGAPYALARGSNMVDARAIVSLVIYPQPLGFQAEFNLGRGPSLGEGPVDGLLIDSRQLRGGYAQLMYKLDGVLGVSLIPYIRGTLYDGGKKFETNAPLYDVREMEMGAEWQLNKVLELTGTYLISDRTSSRYPYIQQQGHVTRVQLQVNY; from the coding sequence GTGCGCGCTTTCGCGCTCTGCTGGCAGTTCCGCGCCGTCATGACCCCCACCGCTTCGTTCCGCGCTGCTCTCCAGGTCCTGTTGTCCGGCTCCGCGCTGCTTCTGGCGCCTCTTGCCCACGCGCAGCAGGACGAGGCCGCGCCCTCGTCCTCCACCGAGACACCTCCTGCTTCCGAGCCGACGCCCACGCCGACGCCGGTTCCCGAGGCGGCGATGCCCGAGCCGGAGACGAAGCCCGAGGCGGAGAAGAAGGAGCAGGCCTGGTACGACCGCATCCGCATCCGGGGCTACACGCAGTTCCGCTACAACCGGCTGCCCAGCTTCCGGGTGAATGACGAGCTGGTCAACGACCAGGGCGACCGCTTCCTCGGCAAGAACACCGGCTTTGGCATCCGGCGCGCGCGCCTCGTGCTGTTCGGTGACGTCTCCGACCGCGTGTCCATCTACCTCCAGCCGGACTTCGCGTCGGTCATCGGGGACCAGTACAACGTCACCATCATGCGGGACTGGTACGCGGACATCTTCCTGGACGCGAAGAAGGAGTTCCGGCTGCGCGTGGGCCAGTCGAAGGTGCCGTTCGGCTTCGAGAACCTCCAGTCCAGCCAGAACCGCGTTCCCCTGGATCGCAATGACGGCATCAACAGCGGGCTCAAGGACGAACGCGACCTGGGCGTCTTCTTCTACTGGGCGCCCGACGAAATCCGGAAGCGCTTCAAGTTCCTCGTCGACAACAACCTGAAGGGCTCCGGCGACTACGGCGTGGTCGGCTTCGGCGTCTTCAACGGCCAGACGGCCAACCGCGCCGAGCGCAATGACACGCCGCATGGTGTCGTTCGCGTCACGTGGCCCTTCCTGTTCGGCTCGCAGTACGTGGAAGCGGGCGTGGGCGGCTACTACGGCCGCTTCGACCTCACTGCCTCGCCGCGTGACGGCGCGCCCTACGCGCTCGCCCGGGGCTCCAACATGGTGGACGCGCGCGCCATCGTCAGCCTGGTCATCTACCCGCAGCCGCTGGGCTTCCAGGCCGAGTTCAACCTGGGCCGCGGTCCCTCGCTGGGCGAGGGGCCCGTCGATGGCCTGCTCATCGACAGCCGCCAGCTCCGGGGCGGCTATGCGCAGCTCATGTACAAGCTGGACGGCGTGCTAGGCGTGTCCCTCATCCCCTACATCCGAGGCACCCTCTACGACGGCGGCAAGAAGTTCGAGACGAACGCGCCGCTCTACGACGTGCGGGAGATGGAGATGGGCGCCGAGTGGCAGCTGAACAAGGTCTTGGAGCTGACGGGCACCTACCTCATCTCGGACCGCACCTCGTCCCGCTATCCGTATATCCAGCAGCAGGGACACGTGACGCGCGTCCAGCTTCAGGTCAATTATTGA
- a CDS encoding LysM peptidoglycan-binding domain-containing protein, which translates to MTGSNSYRIRQGDTLSAIARRNNTTVDALARANNLQNPDRIIAGKTLVIPGANDGFEANAPRPMPRPANRLAGTSQNRDSFEPGTAQGTVAQGVTPAGTAGVSGTQNGYRNIDLTAFRQGGSNSESAIVVGTSEGNRTPNGGFTASYGGHTDPGNAKHNRGSFSYQGGGANSPSHADEIWNRELGRVTPQYQRAAERAGLDPNNALLASTFYDLHTQSPRAAQNFLNRELPKLAQDPRGVTSEALVDARVNAFRTDNGQISASGFDHNEQRLRADQTRRETALVRALDARGYRDGGGAVENAPIPRPRPENLTAGTTELPAEVPIPRPRPENLQASNTTEGATPTDLSDTAEIAPAADRPAVQTATPWVSQYNASKVERAGDKACFRAAVVMAAGAGATVTGPDNRIQVATGDDPNGGVTVNAAAARRGREYIDGQLDAGKPVVVGVDHRSGRNSDNVDGITDHFVVITGRGTDEQGRTYYTFHDPATNHEQRGADTNPNNRFYVDQDTGNLYREGPTTGNVVQRHFEVSMVRPNA; encoded by the coding sequence ATGACTGGTAGCAACTCCTATCGAATCCGCCAGGGAGATACGCTCAGCGCCATCGCCCGGCGCAACAACACGACCGTCGATGCGCTGGCGCGAGCGAACAACCTCCAGAACCCGGACCGCATCATCGCCGGGAAGACCCTGGTCATTCCGGGCGCCAACGATGGCTTCGAGGCCAATGCGCCTCGTCCGATGCCGCGCCCAGCCAACCGGCTGGCGGGTACGTCACAGAACCGTGACAGCTTTGAGCCTGGCACCGCGCAGGGCACCGTGGCGCAGGGCGTCACGCCGGCGGGCACCGCTGGCGTGTCTGGCACCCAGAATGGCTATCGCAACATCGACCTGACGGCCTTCCGCCAGGGCGGGTCCAACTCCGAGTCCGCCATTGTCGTTGGCACCTCGGAAGGCAACCGCACGCCGAACGGTGGCTTCACGGCGAGCTACGGGGGCCACACCGACCCGGGCAATGCCAAGCACAACCGCGGCTCGTTCTCCTACCAGGGTGGCGGCGCGAACTCCCCGTCGCACGCGGACGAAATCTGGAACCGCGAGCTGGGCCGCGTCACGCCGCAGTACCAGCGCGCCGCCGAGCGCGCGGGCCTGGACCCGAACAACGCGCTGCTGGCCTCCACCTTCTACGACCTGCACACGCAGTCGCCCCGCGCGGCGCAGAACTTCCTCAACCGCGAGCTGCCCAAGCTGGCGCAGGACCCCCGTGGCGTGACGTCCGAGGCGCTCGTCGACGCGCGCGTGAATGCGTTCCGCACGGACAACGGGCAGATCAGCGCCTCCGGCTTCGACCACAACGAGCAGCGCCTGCGCGCCGACCAGACGCGGCGTGAGACGGCGTTGGTCCGGGCCCTGGACGCGCGCGGCTACCGCGACGGCGGCGGCGCGGTCGAAAACGCGCCCATCCCGCGCCCGCGCCCGGAGAACCTCACGGCGGGCACCACGGAGCTGCCCGCCGAGGTCCCCATCCCGCGCCCGCGCCCGGAGAACCTCCAGGCCTCCAACACCACCGAGGGCGCGACGCCCACTGACTTGAGCGACACGGCGGAGATCGCGCCCGCGGCGGACCGCCCGGCGGTGCAGACGGCCACGCCGTGGGTCAGCCAGTACAACGCGTCGAAGGTGGAGCGTGCCGGTGACAAGGCCTGCTTCCGCGCCGCGGTGGTGATGGCCGCGGGCGCCGGGGCCACCGTGACGGGGCCGGACAACCGCATCCAGGTGGCCACGGGGGATGACCCGAACGGCGGCGTCACGGTGAATGCCGCGGCGGCGCGCCGGGGCCGTGAGTACATCGATGGCCAGCTCGACGCGGGCAAGCCCGTCGTCGTGGGCGTGGACCACCGCTCTGGCCGGAACTCGGACAACGTGGACGGCATCACCGACCACTTCGTGGTGATTACGGGCCGCGGCACGGACGAGCAGGGCCGCACGTACTACACGTTCCACGACCCGGCGACGAACCACGAGCAGCGCGGCGCGGACACCAACCCGAACAACCGCTTCTACGTGGACCAGGACACGGGCAACCTCTACCGGGAGGGCCCCACCACGGGCAACGTCGTCCAGCGGCACTTTGAAGTGTCGATGGTCCGGCCGAACGCCTAG
- a CDS encoding ATP-grasp domain-containing protein — MNFVFISPHFPPHYFHFISALRERGVTVLGIGDASYESLRPELKESLREYYFVPSLMDEDALTRAAGYLTWRHGRIHRIDSLNESWLEVEARLRGDFNVPGLQPADIHRLRSKSGMAEVFQEAGVPHPDLIRVRDAAQVKAFAARVGYPLVLKPDVGVGAANTFKVASDAEVDAALSYPLPTTYVAQPFVRGTIVTYDGIVDRHGVIVFNLSHEYSDGGMETVVEQRDISFWSHKEIPPALDVLGRQVVAAFGLRERWFHLEFFRLPDGRFMVLEANLRPPGGFMVDMMNYTCDIDVYRLWARVVTGDPVADFRFTPRYHVCHSARRKSRRYRHPHADVEKKLGTSLILHRELPSIYHSLLGEEMYLTRHADMDALRDTVRFIQDKA; from the coding sequence ATGAACTTCGTCTTCATCTCCCCCCACTTCCCTCCGCATTACTTCCACTTCATCTCCGCGCTGCGGGAGCGGGGCGTCACGGTTCTGGGCATCGGTGACGCGTCCTACGAGTCGCTCCGCCCCGAGCTGAAGGAGTCCCTGCGCGAGTACTACTTCGTCCCCAGCCTCATGGACGAGGATGCGCTCACCCGCGCGGCGGGATACCTCACGTGGCGGCACGGCCGCATCCACCGCATCGACTCGCTCAACGAGTCCTGGCTGGAGGTGGAGGCGCGCTTGCGTGGGGACTTCAACGTGCCGGGCCTGCAGCCCGCGGACATCCACCGGCTGCGCTCCAAGTCCGGCATGGCGGAGGTGTTCCAGGAAGCGGGCGTGCCGCACCCGGACCTCATTCGCGTCCGCGACGCCGCGCAGGTGAAGGCGTTCGCCGCGCGCGTGGGCTACCCGCTGGTGCTCAAGCCGGACGTGGGCGTGGGCGCCGCCAACACCTTCAAGGTGGCCAGCGACGCGGAGGTGGACGCGGCCCTGTCCTATCCGCTGCCCACCACCTACGTGGCACAGCCCTTCGTGCGCGGCACCATCGTCACCTACGACGGCATCGTGGACCGGCACGGCGTCATCGTCTTCAACCTCAGTCACGAATACAGCGACGGAGGCATGGAGACGGTGGTGGAGCAGCGCGACATCTCCTTCTGGAGCCACAAGGAGATTCCCCCCGCGCTGGACGTGCTGGGCCGGCAGGTGGTGGCCGCCTTCGGCCTGCGCGAGCGCTGGTTCCACCTGGAGTTCTTCCGTCTGCCAGATGGCCGCTTCATGGTGCTGGAGGCCAACCTGCGGCCGCCCGGCGGCTTCATGGTGGACATGATGAACTACACGTGTGACATCGACGTGTACCGGCTCTGGGCGCGGGTGGTGACGGGCGACCCGGTGGCGGACTTTCGCTTCACGCCGCGCTACCACGTCTGTCACAGCGCGCGCCGCAAGTCCCGCCGCTACCGGCACCCGCACGCGGACGTGGAGAAGAAGCTGGGCACGTCACTCATCCTCCACCGCGAGCTGCCGAGCATCTACCACAGCCTCCTGGGCGAGGAGATGTACCTCACCCGCCACGCGGACATGGACGCCCTGCGGGATACGGTGCGCTTCATCCAGGACAAGGCGTAG
- a CDS encoding DUF2378 family protein: MKHRRAVPLEQRLVYVQVVEGLLEHGLRGSVSPRLKHRLRQAGIDLDRPLLPGYPVLLWGKCLDVIVEEAFPGLPREEAFRQLAERHVQGYGRTVLGRAVYGVMRLLGPRRLVQRLPQTLRATDNYTEVELTEQGPTTYAMRMNSRVDAPGYAEALFESLLRLGGAESPRVARIHEDADSTTYQLTWAAR; the protein is encoded by the coding sequence ATGAAGCACCGCAGGGCGGTTCCCCTGGAGCAGCGGCTCGTCTACGTCCAGGTGGTGGAGGGCCTGCTCGAGCACGGGCTGCGCGGCAGCGTGTCGCCCCGCCTCAAGCACCGGTTGCGGCAGGCGGGCATCGACCTGGACCGGCCCCTGCTGCCGGGCTATCCGGTGCTCCTGTGGGGAAAGTGCCTCGACGTCATCGTCGAGGAGGCCTTTCCGGGCCTGCCCCGGGAGGAGGCCTTCCGCCAGCTCGCCGAGCGCCACGTGCAGGGCTACGGGCGCACCGTCTTGGGCCGCGCGGTGTACGGCGTCATGCGGCTGCTGGGCCCCCGCCGCCTGGTGCAGCGCCTGCCGCAGACGCTGCGCGCCACCGACAACTACACGGAGGTGGAGCTCACCGAGCAGGGCCCCACCACCTACGCCATGCGGATGAACTCGCGGGTGGACGCGCCCGGCTACGCGGAGGCGCTCTTCGAGTCCCTGCTGCGCCTGGGCGGCGCCGAGTCCCCCCGCGTGGCGCGCATCCACGAGGACGCGGACAGCACCACCTACCAGCTCACCTGGGCGGCGCGCTGA
- a CDS encoding alpha/beta hydrolase, whose translation MGHVHIVRDFPSPQEGFARTVRVYTPHAYDAMPGHRFPVLYMHDGQNVFAHPESALFETWCANLALEHGVGEGSLEPWLIVAVDSGVGRVHDYSPWNEPRSPMHARGEAYGRFLVEHLKPLVDRTYRTRTEPQWTGAMGSSLGGLISLYLGCRYPEVFGRIGALSPTVTWGANQLFGAWSAHSRRWTRIYLDAGAHEYTDASGVPVYYGESTRAFYEHLKHLGYADHELALVLDPHGGHHERDWQRRLPSAMRWLLG comes from the coding sequence ATGGGCCACGTCCACATCGTCCGAGACTTCCCCTCCCCCCAGGAGGGCTTCGCGCGCACCGTGCGCGTCTACACCCCCCACGCATACGATGCGATGCCGGGCCATCGGTTCCCCGTGCTGTACATGCACGACGGGCAGAACGTGTTCGCCCACCCCGAATCCGCCCTCTTCGAGACCTGGTGCGCCAACCTCGCGTTGGAGCACGGCGTGGGCGAAGGAAGCCTGGAGCCGTGGCTCATCGTCGCGGTGGACTCGGGCGTGGGGCGCGTGCACGACTATTCGCCGTGGAATGAACCGCGCAGCCCGATGCACGCGCGCGGCGAGGCCTACGGCCGCTTCCTGGTGGAGCACCTCAAGCCGCTGGTGGACCGCACCTACCGCACCCGGACGGAGCCGCAGTGGACGGGCGCCATGGGCTCGTCGCTGGGCGGCCTGATTTCGCTCTACCTCGGGTGCCGCTATCCGGAGGTGTTCGGCCGCATCGGCGCCCTGTCTCCCACCGTGACGTGGGGCGCCAACCAGCTCTTCGGCGCATGGTCGGCGCACAGCCGCCGCTGGACGCGCATCTACCTGGACGCGGGCGCCCACGAGTACACGGACGCCAGCGGCGTGCCCGTCTACTACGGCGAATCCACGCGCGCCTTCTACGAGCACCTCAAGCACCTGGGCTACGCGGACCACGAACTGGCGCTGGTGTTGGATCCACACGGCGGGCACCACGAGCGGGACTGGCAGCGGCGCCTGCCCTCCGCCATGCGCTGGCTGCTGGGGTGA